AGCCTGCCGTCCCTGATAAGCACGGCCCCGACGCATGCTATGGCGTAGCTCGGGAACTCCCTCATAGGCCCGATGGCTCCCCGAAGGATAAAAAGGCATCATCTCACGTATGTGGGCGCCCTCTCAGGCGAGACCCCCCTCTTGACCCTGTGGTAGTAGTTGTAGGTCATCACCTCCTCGTCGCTCAGGAGCTCGGCGTCGACCAGCTCACCCACGAACAGCGTGTGGGTTCCGACGTCGAGGCTGGCCGTCACCACGGCCTCTAGATAAGCTACGGAATCCTCCAAGACTATTGGAACTCCCGTCTTCCCTATCTTGTAGGATATTCCCTCGAACTTATCGAAGTTCCTCCCGCTGATGAACCCGAATCTCCCTATAAGTGTCATGGGAGCCTCCCTCCTCAACACGGACACTGAGAAGGACCTGGAGTGCGTTATGCATTCATGGGTGAAGTTCTCCTTGTTTATGCAGACGGCCACCTTCGGGGGATCAGATGTCACCTGAAAAACAGTGTTCGCCACCTGGCCGTTCATCTTACCCTCGATCCTTGAGGAGACTATGTAGACCCCGTAGGAGAGCTTCCTGAGCGCCTTCGTGTCCATGGGCGAGCTTCCTGGGGAAAAATAAAAAACTTTAGTAGAAGGAGATCCTCCTGACGTTCCTGCACTTGGACAGGGCCAGCAGCTTGGAGATCCCCCTGGGGAAGGAGACCTCATCGCAGTTCCTGATGACGGCCACGTACTTCTCGAGAGTCCTCTCGTCCACGTCCTGAGAGAAAGTCAACCTCCTCACGTCCGTTATGAGCACCCTCCTGCCGAACCTCTCGAA
This window of the Candidatus Korarchaeota archaeon NZ13-K genome carries:
- a CDS encoding flavin reductase, whose amino-acid sequence is MDTKALRKLSYGVYIVSSRIEGKMNGQVANTVFQVTSDPPKVAVCINKENFTHECITHSRSFSVSVLRREAPMTLIGRFGFISGRNFDKFEGISYKIGKTGVPIVLEDSVAYLEAVVTASLDVGTHTLFVGELVDAELLSDEEVMTYNYYHRVKRGVSPERAPTYVR